In the archaeon BMS3Bbin15 genome, one interval contains:
- the cbiT gene encoding putative cobalt-precorrin-6Y C(15)-methyltransferase [decarboxylating] — protein MNRCFGIADNEFIRGKVPMTKEEVRAVILHRLRLNRNSIVADIGAGTGSLSIEAALLASEGRVYAVEKSSEAIGILKANIDKFGADNIEVIHGEAPEALESLPGLDRVIVGGSSGKIEDIINGAKEKLRPGGRIVISLITLENLCTALEVLEGSFEPEVSEIIVAKAEKLGKYKSLKARNPVFIVSGEIR, from the coding sequence GTGAATAGGTGTTTTGGAATAGCTGATAATGAGTTTATAAGGGGTAAAGTTCCGATGACAAAGGAGGAGGTCAGAGCAGTCATACTTCACAGGCTGAGACTGAATAGAAACAGCATTGTGGCTGATATTGGTGCTGGTACAGGTAGTCTGAGTATAGAGGCGGCACTCCTTGCTTCGGAGGGTAGAGTTTATGCAGTGGAAAAGAGTAGCGAAGCTATAGGTATATTGAAGGCAAATATTGATAAGTTTGGAGCAGATAATATTGAAGTTATTCATGGTGAGGCCCCGGAAGCTCTTGAATCCCTTCCCGGGCTTGATAGGGTAATTGTTGGGGGAAGCTCCGGGAAGATTGAGGATATTATCAATGGTGCTAAAGAAAAACTCAGACCTGGAGGGCGGATTGTTATAAGCCTTATAACTCTTGAAAATCTCTGCACTGCCCTTGAAGTTCTTGAAGGCAGTTTTGAACCTGAGGTTTCAGAAATTATAGTGGCAAAGGCAGAGAAACTCGGTAAATATAAGT